A single region of the Cereibacter sphaeroides 2.4.1 genome encodes:
- a CDS encoding Rrf2 family transcriptional regulator produces the protein MRLTTRTNLAMRTLMFCAINEGRVVRKAEVAAACNASENHLAQVIHGLAQKGFLRTVRGRCGGLALGRPAEKIVVGDVFRTFESNLPFTECFSKKENKCPLTPSCRLKCALNDALAAFYGTLDKLSLRDMVQENTELEDLLKVA, from the coding sequence ATGCGACTGACCACCCGCACCAATCTCGCGATGAGGACGCTCATGTTCTGCGCGATCAACGAGGGCCGCGTGGTGCGCAAGGCCGAGGTGGCGGCCGCCTGCAACGCCTCGGAGAACCATCTGGCTCAGGTCATCCACGGGCTCGCGCAGAAGGGATTCCTGCGCACCGTGCGCGGGCGCTGCGGCGGCCTGGCCCTCGGTCGGCCGGCCGAGAAGATCGTGGTGGGCGACGTCTTCCGCACCTTCGAATCGAACCTCCCCTTCACCGAGTGCTTCTCGAAGAAGGAGAACAAGTGCCCGCTGACGCCCTCCTGCCGGCTGAAATGCGCGCTGAACGACGCGCTCGCGGCCTTCTACGGCACGCTCGACAAGCTCTCGCTGCGCGACATGGTGCAGGAAAATACGGAACTCGAAGACCTGCTGAAGGTCGCCTGA
- the cueR gene encoding Cu(I)-responsive transcriptional regulator encodes MNIKEAGERSGLPAKTIRYYEEIGLVRPMRDANGYRRFREDDLHKLAFLGRARSLGFSIEECRTLLALWEDRSRASADVKRLAERHLDQIEGKIAELQAMQTTLSHLVSACSGDDRPDCPILEGLSAGPVCCAADQG; translated from the coding sequence ATGAACATCAAGGAAGCGGGAGAGCGGTCGGGGCTGCCGGCCAAGACGATCCGCTATTACGAGGAGATCGGCCTCGTTCGGCCGATGCGCGATGCGAACGGCTATCGCCGGTTCCGCGAGGACGATCTGCACAAGCTGGCCTTTCTCGGGCGCGCACGCTCGCTCGGCTTCTCGATCGAGGAATGCCGCACGCTGCTCGCGCTGTGGGAAGACCGCAGCCGGGCCAGTGCCGACGTGAAGCGGCTGGCCGAGCGTCATCTCGACCAGATCGAGGGGAAGATCGCGGAACTGCAGGCAATGCAGACGACGCTCTCGCATCTCGTGTCCGCCTGCAGCGGCGACGACCGGCCGGATTGCCCGATCCTCGAGGGGCTCTCGGCGGGCCCCGTCTGCTGCGCTGCGGATCAGGGCTAG
- a CDS encoding glycogen/starch/alpha-glucan phosphorylase: protein MPVNDQSLTPNVLKTDVMRHLTFTLGKDAPHASLYDWRMALSYAIRDRIMEPWFASTRRTWEEDRKRVYYLSMEFLIGRILEDATINLGLHEMAERTMAELGQDFKAIVGDEPDAALGNGGLGRLAACFMESMATLGCPAYGYGIRYEHGLFRQRFEGGQQVETPEDWLSQRNPWEFDRPEATYIVGFKGHVETRDGREVWVPAETVKASAHDTPVVGWQGRWANTLRLWGAEPTTLFDLERFNRGDYTAAAEPETLARTLSRVLYPDDTTYQGKELRLKQEFFLTSAALQDILRRFKSGHGDLRALSRHVAIQMNDTHPAIAGPELIRLLVDEHGLSFDEALPVAQECLGYTNHTLLPEALERWATFTFGNVLPRHMQIVERIDGWHRRTFPARPHYVGIVKHHEVRMGELAFIMSHKVNGVSALHTDLVKANLFPELDRLHPEKIVNQTNGVTPRRWLKMANAPLARLIGETIGEGWEDDLDRLKGLEPHVKDQGFLGAFDAAKRQNKVTLSNWLGAECGVKVSPDALFDVQVKRIHEYKRQLLNILETVARWQAIRANPDAGWVPRVKIFGGKSAPGYAVAKEIIHLINDVAAVINADPLVGDLLKVIYPANYNVSMAERLVPAADLSEQISTAGKEASGTGNMKFMMNGAPTIGTLDGANVEILQEVGRENFFLFGLTAEEVMKRREDPDHARKAIEASQIMQNVLQAIAEGQFSPGQADRYHGLVHRVWHHDYFLVASDFDAYLAAQAEVDAAYKDRARWLTMAALNTARSGFFSSDRTIRGYMKEIWGVESALQD from the coding sequence ATGCCCGTGAACGATCAGAGCCTGACCCCGAACGTCCTCAAGACCGACGTGATGCGCCACCTCACCTTCACGCTGGGCAAGGATGCTCCGCACGCGAGCCTCTATGACTGGCGGATGGCGCTGTCCTACGCGATCCGCGACCGGATCATGGAGCCCTGGTTCGCCTCGACCCGCCGCACCTGGGAAGAGGATCGCAAGCGCGTCTACTATCTGTCGATGGAATTCCTGATCGGCCGCATCCTCGAGGATGCCACGATCAACCTCGGCCTGCACGAGATGGCCGAGCGGACGATGGCCGAGCTCGGTCAGGACTTCAAGGCGATCGTCGGCGACGAGCCCGACGCGGCGCTCGGCAATGGCGGTCTCGGGCGGCTGGCCGCCTGCTTCATGGAATCGATGGCCACGCTCGGCTGCCCGGCCTACGGCTACGGCATCCGCTACGAGCACGGTCTCTTCCGGCAGCGGTTCGAGGGCGGCCAGCAGGTCGAGACGCCCGAGGACTGGCTGAGCCAGCGCAACCCGTGGGAGTTCGACCGGCCCGAGGCCACCTACATCGTGGGCTTCAAGGGCCATGTCGAGACACGCGACGGCCGCGAGGTCTGGGTGCCGGCGGAGACCGTGAAGGCCTCTGCGCACGACACGCCCGTGGTGGGCTGGCAGGGCCGCTGGGCCAACACGCTGCGGCTCTGGGGCGCCGAGCCCACGACGCTCTTCGATCTGGAACGCTTCAACCGCGGCGATTACACGGCCGCGGCCGAGCCCGAGACGCTCGCGCGCACGCTCTCGCGCGTGCTCTATCCCGACGACACGACCTATCAGGGCAAGGAACTGCGGCTGAAGCAGGAATTCTTCCTGACGTCGGCCGCGCTGCAGGACATCCTGCGCCGCTTCAAGAGCGGGCACGGCGACCTGCGGGCGCTGTCGCGGCATGTCGCGATCCAGATGAACGACACGCATCCGGCCATCGCGGGCCCGGAACTCATCCGGCTCCTCGTCGATGAGCATGGGCTGTCCTTCGACGAGGCGCTGCCCGTCGCGCAGGAGTGCCTCGGCTACACCAACCACACCCTCCTGCCCGAGGCGCTGGAACGGTGGGCCACCTTCACCTTCGGGAACGTGCTGCCGCGCCACATGCAGATCGTCGAGCGGATCGACGGATGGCACCGCCGGACCTTCCCGGCGCGGCCGCATTATGTGGGCATCGTCAAGCACCACGAGGTGCGGATGGGCGAGCTGGCCTTCATCATGTCGCACAAGGTGAACGGCGTCTCGGCGCTCCATACCGATCTCGTGAAGGCCAACCTCTTCCCCGAACTGGACCGGTTGCATCCCGAGAAGATCGTGAACCAGACCAACGGCGTCACGCCGCGGCGCTGGCTGAAGATGGCGAACGCGCCGCTTGCCCGGCTGATCGGCGAGACGATCGGCGAGGGCTGGGAGGACGATCTCGACCGGCTGAAGGGGCTCGAGCCGCATGTGAAGGACCAGGGTTTCCTCGGCGCCTTCGATGCGGCCAAGCGGCAGAACAAGGTGACGCTGTCGAACTGGCTCGGGGCGGAGTGCGGGGTGAAGGTGAGCCCCGATGCGCTCTTCGACGTGCAGGTCAAGCGGATCCACGAATACAAGCGCCAGCTTCTGAACATCCTCGAGACGGTCGCGCGCTGGCAGGCGATCCGGGCCAATCCCGATGCGGGCTGGGTGCCGCGGGTGAAGATCTTCGGCGGCAAGTCCGCGCCGGGCTATGCCGTGGCCAAGGAGATCATCCATCTCATCAACGATGTGGCCGCGGTCATCAATGCGGATCCGCTGGTGGGCGATCTGCTGAAGGTGATCTATCCCGCCAACTACAATGTCTCGATGGCCGAGCGGCTGGTGCCGGCGGCGGATCTGTCCGAGCAGATCTCGACGGCGGGCAAGGAAGCCTCGGGAACCGGCAACATGAAGTTCATGATGAACGGCGCGCCGACCATCGGCACGCTCGACGGCGCCAATGTCGAGATCCTGCAGGAGGTCGGCCGCGAGAACTTCTTCCTGTTCGGCCTGACGGCCGAGGAGGTGATGAAGCGCCGCGAGGATCCCGATCACGCGCGCAAGGCCATCGAGGCCAGCCAGATCATGCAGAACGTGCTGCAGGCCATCGCCGAGGGCCAGTTCAGCCCGGGGCAGGCCGATCGCTACCACGGGCTCGTGCACCGGGTCTGGCACCATGACTATTTCCTCGTCGCCTCCGACTTCGATGCCTATCTCGCGGCCCAGGCCGAGGTGGATGCGGCCTACAAGGACCGTGCGCGCTGGCTGACCATGGCCGCGCTCAACACGGCGCGGTCGGGCTTCTTCTCGTCGGACCGCACGATCCGCGGGTACATGAAGGAGATCTGGGGGGTGGAGTCGGCCCTGCAGGACTAG